A single genomic interval of Panthera uncia isolate 11264 chromosome A1 unlocalized genomic scaffold, Puncia_PCG_1.0 HiC_scaffold_17, whole genome shotgun sequence harbors:
- the LOC125935098 gene encoding olfactory receptor 14A2: MANVTLVTGFLLVEFSDIQELQILYGVLFLLIYLAVLMSNLLIITLITLDQHLQTPMYFFLKNLSFLDVFLVSVPIPKLIVNSLTYSNSISILGCAFQLLFMTSFSASEIFVLTAMSYDRYVAICCPLQYKVIMNAGACTVMAGVSWAIGGLFGTVYTAGTFVMPFCGSNVIPQFFCDVSSLLSISCYETLLVVYTSIGIGMCLGISCFICIVISYAYIFSTVLKIPTTKGQSKAFSTCFPHLVVFTLFIITACFVYLKATSNTPLVIDRLLSVVYTVIPPILNPVIYSLRNKDMKWALMRLLQKTLGLTSFNTN, from the coding sequence ATGGCCAATGTCACCTTAGTGACAGGATTTCTTCTTGTGGAGTTTTCTGACATCCAAGAGCTTCAGATATTATATGGTGTGCTCTTCCTACTGATTTATCTGGCTGTCCTGATGAGTAACCTTCTCATCATCACTCTCATTACCCTAGACCAGCATCTACAGACACCAATGTACTTTTTCCTGAAGAATTTGTCATTCCTGGATGTCTTCCTTGTGTCTGTCCCAATCCCCAAATTGATTGTCAACAGCCTAACATACAGCAATTCCATCTCCATTTTAGGGTGTGCCTTCCAGCTACTTTTCATGACTTCCTTCTCAGCAAGTGAGATATTTGTCCTTACTGCCATGTCCTATGACCGCTATGTAGCCATATGCTGTCCTCTGCAGTACAAAGTCATCATGAACGCTGGTGCCTGTACAGTGATGGCAGGTGTTTCCTGGGCCATTGGAGGACTCTTTGGAACTGTGTATACTGCTGGCACATTTGTCATGCCATTCTGTGGCTCCAATGTGATCCCACAGTTTTTCTGTGATGTTTCCTCATTGCTAAGTATCTCCTGTTATGAAACACTCCTAGTGGTGTATACAAGTATTGGGATAGGTATGTGTTTAGGCATATCTTGTTTCATCTGTATTGTGATCTCCTATGCTTATATTTTCTCCACTGTGCTGAAGATTCCTACCACAAAAGGTCAGTCAAAAGCTTTCTCCACATGCTTTCCCCATCTTgttgtttttactctttttattataACTGCctgttttgtttatctgaaagCAACCTCAAATACACCCCTAGTTATTGACAGGTTGCTTTCTGTGGTTTACACCGTGATACCTCCAATACTCAACCCTGTAatctacagcctgaggaacaaAGACATGAAATGGGCTCTTATGAGATTGCTACAGAAAACACTTGGTCTCACATCTTTTAATACTAACTAA